The sequence CCACAAAAAATTTCATAATTTTTCCTCCTTATGTAAAAAAGTTTGGTAATAAACTTCTAATATAGTTTCTTTCCTATAAGTGATATAATACTTTTTTTATTTTAAGTTGTCAATAAATTATTGATAGATTACAGTATATGTTGATAATGTAAGATTATAAAATAATAATATAATTAACTTTTGTAAAGTTGTAATTGACAGATGAAAAAATATATGTTAATCTAAAACTATATGTGCACTCATAGCTTAACTGGATAGAGCATCTGACTTCGGATCAGAGGGTTGTGGGTTCAAGTCCTACTGGGTGTGCCATTTTTATTTAAAAATTAATTGACATAAAAAAAATTATATGATATCCTAATTAAGTATTATTATGCATCTGTGGCTCAATTGGATAGAGCATCTGACTACGGATCAGAGGGTTGTGGGTTCGACTCCTGCCAGGTGCGCCAGATAAAATGCCTGAGTGGTGGAATTGGTAGACGCACCAGACTCAAAATCTGGAATTCTTCGGAATGTGCGGGTTCAAGTCCCGCCTCAGGCACCATAAAAACAGAAAATTATAAGAGATTCAATTAGGAATCTCTTATTTTTACATATAGATAAATATTTTTTGAATTACCTATAGAAGTTTAAAAAGTGGTAATTAAATTTAAAGATTATTAAAAATAAAGTAAAATAAATTACAGAGTACTATATTAAAGGAGACGAAATAATGAAGAAAATACATGTTTTTATATGTGGAATCGCAAGTATATTTTCTTGTTCTAGTGTATTTTTAACTGATTTTTTTTCAAAAATTTCTATCTTCATTATGAAAAAAAGTGTAGAGAAGTTATTACAAAGAAATTAGATAAATATTGGAAAAATAATGAAAGAGGCTATAAACAATTATGACAAGAAAAGCCAAAAATCCAATAGTAAATAAAAGCTCAAAAGAGAAGGTGGTAAGTAAAAAATTCAACATTACTTGAGAATAATACCTTATCCAAATATAGTAGAGAGATATGAGAAAATTTGTCCAAGTGCTGCAAACAAAATTTTAACAATGACTGAAAATGAATTAAAAAATAAGAATTGAAACAAATGGAACAAGAAAATAGAAATGAATGTAAATTAAGAATACTAGAAACAGATGCAAAAAATAATAGATATGAGTAAATTTTTGTTTTCCTTAATATTATTTATAATGATAGTTGTAATCTACATTGGGAAAAGTATTGGAGGTTATAGTGCTATTGTGAGTTCGATTATGCTCGAACTAGATACAGTACTATATAATAAAAAAATTTTTTTTATTTATAAATAGTGTTAGAATATTCAGAATTTTAATTTTACAAATTTTAAAATACAATAACTAGGAATTTTAGAAACTAAATATGTATGAGTAAGAATTCTTATAAACACTTTATTCCTAGTTGGAAACTTGACAATTAAGAAAAAATATGGTACAATAACAGTACAAATTATTCTAAAATTATCAAGAAAGAATAAGTATGCTAGTATTATTTAAGAAATGAGGTATAAAAATGTGGTGCAAGACTTGTAATATAGAAACAAATGAAAAAGTTTGCCCTATTTGTAAGTCAAATACTGTTGAAGATTTACCTGTTGAAGTTTATTGGTGCAAAAAATGTAAAATACCAATTATAAAACAGATAAATCAAGTTGATAAAGAAATATGTCCAATATGTAA is a genomic window of Fusobacterium nucleatum containing:
- a CDS encoding DUF2335 domain-containing protein translates to MRIIPYPNIVERYEKICPSAANKILTMTENELKNKN